A stretch of DNA from Shewanella sediminis HAW-EB3:
CTCTGAGTTGCCGGGCACACATTTTTGGAGATATGCCCAGCGCACTAAATAGACGCCACCCTTGCCCTGCACTTCTTGACAATGCAGCGCTATTATCATCGAGTACTGCGCTTATATCTGCACTCGATGGTTCCACCGCGATAGAAAGAAAAGGGTGCAATCGAACCATGACAGACAAGGAGTCATCGCTGATGGAGACAATAATGAACTCACCTATATGGCCATTCATGACTTGTAGTAAGCTAAAGTCACTCGTGCTTTCGTGCAGGGTGACAATCAGTCTGGAGTGATGATCGAGTTTTAAAATTTCAGGCTGTGTCAGCAGGGGTTCAAACATAGTACAACACCTCTATTGGGTGAGGGATTGTACATGGCTTAGTTTATTTGTACCAGCGATGAAAATGGTTAAAATTGAACCATATATCTACCATGCTAGATTTTTCATCTAGCTTCATTATCACGATGAAACCTCTATTCCCCCCTTACCATCCATGTGCCAAAAACACATTCACAACAAAATCGTTTCGGCACAATAATTCAGCTACAGCCCCATTTAGCTTGCTTATAAACCTTAGCCTCACCATTAAGGACAAAGCGATAAGTAGAATGCTATGATTAGTCGCAAGTATCTTCCAAAAAATATTACCTATGTCTCCCAGCAATAACCCAAGCATCTTCTGGCACGATTATGAAACTTTCGGTGCCAACCCGGCTAAAGACCGCCCTTCCCAATTTGCAGGGATCCGTACAGATATGGATCTTAATATTATTGGCGATCCGGTGACTTTTTATTGCAAGGTAGCCAATGATTACCTCCCCTCGCCCGAAGCGATACTGATCACAGGCATTACGCCTCAGCTGGCGAACCTGAAAGGGATCCCAGAAGCCGAGTTTATGGCTAAAGTGCATGATCTGTTTAGTCAGCCCAATACCTGCGTTGCCGGGTATAACTCCATTCGATTCGATGATGAGGTTTCTCGGTATGGTTTCTACCGAAACTTTTATGACCCTTATGCCCGTGAGTGGCAGCAAGGCAACTCACGTTGGGACATTATCGATCTCGTGAGGGCCTGTTATGCGTTCAGACCCGATGGTATCGAGTGGCCGGTAAAAGAGGATGGTTCACCCAGCTTTAAGTTAGAGCATTTGACTCAGGCCAACGACTTAAGCCATGAAAAGGCACACGATGCCATGTCAGATGTTTATGCCACCATAGACATGGCAAAGCTGATTAAACAGAAGCAACCTAAACTATTCGACTATTACTTCACCTTAAGACGTAAACAGGAGGTGTCTAAACTCATCGATGTGCTTAACATGCAACCTCTGGTACATGTCAGTTCAAAAATCAGTTCACTCCATGGCTGTACAACCATCATTGCGCCGGTGGCACATCACTCCACCAATAAAAATGCCATTATCTGCGTTAATTTAGCCATGGATATCTCGCCTCTTATCGAGCTCAGTGTCGATCAGATCAGAGAGCGTATGTATACGCGAAGAGCCGATCTTGCCGAGGATGAACTTCCTATCAGCGTTAAACAGATACACATCAATAAATGTCCCTTTATCGCTTCCGCTAAGACACTCAGTGATGAAAATGCCGAGAGACTCAATATCGATAAGGCATTTGCCAGAGAGCAGTTTAAGCTATTGAAGCAACACCCGGAACTGCGAGAAAAATTAGTCGCCGTCTTCGATGTTGAATATGAGTCTGGTTCAACGGACCCCGACCTACAGCTATATAGCGGTGGATTTTTCAGTTCTGCAGATAAAGAGAAGATGGAAATTATTCGTCATACCTCACCGCAGAACCTTGCAGCACTTGAGCTCGAGTTCGACGACTCCAGACTCAAGGAGATGTTATTCAGGTACCGCGGCCGCAATTACCCTGAGACATTCGATGAGATGGAATCAATGAGGTGGCGAGAATTTTGTCAGGCGAGACTCAACGATCCCGATTACATGTTGAAGTTAGAAAACCTGATGAATGAAACCGCACAAAATGAAGACAAACAAAAATTACTTACGGCTTTATGTCATTACCTTAGCAATTTGTAGGATTTTACTGAGATAAATGGGAGCTGGATCTCATCATCATTGTAAAACGATTACTAAAATGATCTTCATTATCTTAACAATTATAGGACCACAAACATGCAAGATAGATTTATAAAGTGCATCGCAGAGTTGCCCAAACCACTATCAGATGCATTGGTACCCATGTTGAATGCCGAGTTTGCCGGCCATATCGATGCCCAGCAACTTAGCACGCTTATCACCAAGAGTGGATTAGCAGAGAGCGAGCTTCTGATCGCTTTGCTTCCTGTTGCCGCGGCACTGGCCAGACCGCCTATCAGTGAGTTTTATGTCGGTGCCATTGCCAAAGGTAAGAGTGGTGATATCTACATGGGTGCAAATATGGAGCTCTCAGGTGAGGCACTATTCCATTCGGTGCATGCAGAGCAGAGTGCCATCAGTCATGCATGGCTGAGCGGTGAACGTCAAATTGAAGATGTCATCGTTAATTTCTCACCATGTGGTCATTGTCGCCAATTTATGAACGAACTGGTCGAAGGTCAGAAGGTGAAAATCCACCTTCCTGAGCAGCAAACTCAACCTCTGTCACACTATCTGCCCTATGCCTTTGGCCCGAGCGATCTGAACATCACTGAGCCCCTGCTAACGAAACAGCAGCATGAGCTTAGTCTGGACAGCTCAGATCCTATGATCATCGAGGCTCTGGATCATGCAAGCTTAAGCTACGCCCCTTATACCAATAGCTATGCCGCTGTTGTCCTGGAGACACAAGATGGTGCGACCTATTGTGGCCGATATGCTGAAAATGCGGCATTTAACCCCTCTATGTTACCCATGCAGATGGCGCTTTCTACCATGGCCAGACATAACAGAGAGTTCTGTGAGATCTCTCGTGCGGTACTTATCGAGTCAGCGGGTGGAAAAATCTCTCTGGTTGGCGCGACGATGGATGCCCTTCACGCCGTTGCTGCGGTAGAGCTTGAACATATCGTCCTCGACCCAGAGTAAGCACGTTAGACTAGTCAATCAAAAAGGACTGCCGAAGCAGTCCTTTTTTCTTTCTGAATTACTTTTTTAAGTTACTTTCTGTTGCGCTCAAGTTTTGCCAACAGGCTTGACGTATCCCAGCGATTACCGCCGATGGCCTGCACCTCAGAGTAGAACTGATCGACCAAAGCTGTCAGGGGGAGATGTGAGCCATTCTTTCTGGCTTCATCTAATGCAATATTCAGATCTTTTCGCATCCAGTCTACGGCGAAACCTAAATTATACTCTCCCTGCCACATCGTCTGATAGCGATTCTCCATCTGCCAGGATTGTGCGGCCCCTTTACTGATCACTTCGACAACCTTCTCACCATCGAGTCCGGCGCTGCGGGCAAAATGAAGCCCCTCAGCCAACCCCTGAACCACACCTGCGATGCAGATTTGATTGACCATCTTAGTGAGTTGTCCTGCGCCAATATCGCCAAGACGTTCGATACAACGAGCATAGGCATCGATAATGGGTTTGGCTTGCTCAAATATCTCCGGATCACCGCCTGTCATCACGGTCAGCACGCCATTCTCGGCACCAGCTTGTCCGCCAGACACCGGCGCATCCAGAAAGCCGATCCCGGATTGTGATGCCACTTCACCTATCTCTCGGGCTACATCGGCAGAGGCTGTCGTATGATCGACAAGAATCGCTCCCGCCTCCATTCCTTTGAGCACGCCCGCTTCACCTAAGGTCACATCACGCAGATCGTCATCGTTACCGACACAGATAAAGACAAAATCCTGCCCCTGTGCTGCAAGCTCAGGGCTAGATTTGGATTGTCCGTCATATTCGTTTACCCAAGCCTCAGCCTTACCAACAGTACGATTGTATACGGTGACATCGTGCCCATTGCTAACCAAGTGACCAGCCATTGGGTAACCCATTACACCCAGACCGATAAATGCTACTTTTGCCATCTTTATCCCTTATTAGTTTTAGTTCTTAGCTGAGCTAGTCTATCACCCTGTATATTTTTTATGAAAGTCGGATAGAAAAAAGGCACCCTAAGGTGCCTTATCATACTGCAATTTAATTAAGCCTGGCTTACATGGGCTTCCATCTCGGCACCAATTTTTTTACGCATCTCCATCAATCGAATGGCCGAATCACGCAACTTAATATCTTCATCTGTTTGAGGCACCCACTCAGGCACTTCGGTGGGATGTCCAGCATCATCAACCGCGACCATAATCACAACACAGTGAGTGGTCAAATGACGTTCAGAGTTCTTAGGGTCTCCGGCACGCACATCAATCCCCAGATGCATCGATGACCGACCCGTATAGATTACTTTCGCCGTCGTTTCGACAATATTGCCCACATGGATCGGCTTCACGAAGCGGATCCCACCGGCGTAGGCAGTGATACAGTACTTACCACTCCAGCCCGCCGAGCACGCATAAGCGGCTAAATCGATCCACTTCATGACCGCACCGCCGTGTACCTTACCACCGAAGTTCACATCAGCAGGCTCTGCCAAAAACCTTAAGGTTATCGCTCGCTCTTTACCGGCCATTTTAATCTCAAAACAATTGGAGGATGCAGTAAGTGTACGCCATAAATAGTAAATGACGTACAAGTATAATAAGAGATTTATGACTGTTTTAACCGGTTAGCCAAATTTTAGAACGATTAAACTTGAAACGAGAATGAAAGGAATTGAGAGTCGGTAAACCCATAGCTGTGCACGTTCACTCAATAAGCGCGAGGCATGGATTCCGGAATGAATAAAGAAGCCGGCTAAGAAAAGCATCAACACCTCGATACCAGCGATGTTATCAGCCTCACCTCCGGCATAAATGGCCGTCACCAGCAGGGCAAACCACACGATAGCAAAGCCTGCAGCGGCAACACTGAAGGTTTTCATTCCAATAGTTAACTTCGGGTGGACATTGACAGTCTCACCTCTTATAAGCTCATTCAGGTTTGCCGTTAACGCACCGACAAGCGGCAGTAGGGGAAGTACAGTAAGATTTAACACGTGAGGTTCCTTAAACCCGAAGTTACAGATCGCAATTATCTGCCTATCGCAGGCAAGATCCAATAGAGATGAACTAAGGTTAATCTAACCGTTACCATGGATTAATCTCCCGCTTTATCAGCAAGTTAATGACTACCAGTAAAAGGGTTACACCATAAAAGCCAAAACGTTAATAAAGGTTGTCATAGGGTTAATCGAGGAGGAAGGACTGATGTTTAAAAGGCATAAAAAAAGCGCCCACAGGCGCTTTTCAAAGAGTAATACCAATCGGTATAGATCAACAATTATACTTTCTTAAACAACAGAGAGCCGTTTGTGCCACCAAAGCCAAATGAATTACAAAGGCCGTAATCAAACTTGTGATCCCTTGCGGTGTGAGGCACGAAATCTAAATCACAACCTTCATCCGGGTTATCCAAATTCAATGTTGGAGGAATAACCTGATCTTTAAGTGCAAGCAAGGTAATAATCGCTTCTACAGAGCCAGCAGCACCCAACAGATGCCCCGTCATAGATTTAGTCGAGCTAACGAGTAGATTATAAGCATGATCGCCAAATACTGATTTAACCGCCGCCGCTTCGGCTTTATCACCCGCAGGGGTCGATGTACCATGAGCGTTAATATAACCAATACTTTCGTTTGCAAGTTTTGCATCATTAATGGCATTGACCATCGCCGCTGCAGCGCCCGCACCATCGGCTGGAGGCGATGTCATGTGGAATGCATCACCACTCATACCAAAACCAACGAGCTCACCATAAATGGTCGCTCCGCGTGCCTTAGCATGCTCATACTCTTCCATAACCATGACACCAGCGCCGTCACCAATAACGAAGCCATCACGGTCTCTGTCCCAAGGGCGACTCGCCGCTTGCGGATCATCGTTGCGGGTCGATAATGCCTTAGCCGAACCGAAACCACCAACGGCTAAAGGACAAGTCACATCTTCAGCACCACCGGCAACCATCACATCGGCGTCGCCATAAGCGATAGTCCGTGCGGCAAAACCTATGTTATGCACACCGGTAGTACAGGCTGTAGTCACGGCAAAGTTAGGCCCTGTCATGCCATATTTAATCGAAAGATGACCCGAGATCATATTGATAATGGTACTTGGCACGAAAAAAGGTGAGATCTTACGAGGCCCGCCTTTCATCAACGCAGCATGACCTTTTTCAATCAGTGGCATACCGCCCATTCCGGCGCCGACAGCCGTACCCACACGGGCAGGATCGAGCTTATCCATATCGAGACCAGAGTCGGTTACAGCCTGAATACCGGCGGCCATACCATATTGGATAAACAGATCCATCTTGCGAGCGTCTTTTTTAGACATATATTGCTCGACATCAAAATCTTTGACCGAGCCGCTGAAACGAGTCGAAAACTCGCTGGCATCAAATTTAGTTATCGGCGCAATACCACTTTTACCTGAAACAAGGGCTTTCCAGGAAGAATCAACAGTATTCCCTACAGGAGTGACCAGACCGAGTCCTGTTACGACTACACGACGTTTAGACACACTTTCACCTATATACATTGAGTTAACCGACTACAGCGACTTAACGCTGCGATGGAGAATTTCTAACCAGAGGAATAAAATATATACCCAAACCACTTCAAGATACAGAGTTTAGCAACTCGAGAAGTAATGGAGTTCAGAACATGAAATAGTTGAACGAAAAATTCCAGTAGCCAGAAACAAAAACAGGCAGCATAAATGCTGCCTGTTTTCTAGAATTCAGGATTACTGATTCTTTGAAACGTAGTCGATCGCTGCTTGAACAGTAGTGATCTTTTCAGCTTCTTCATCAGGGATCTCGGTGTCAAACTCTTCTTCCAGAGCCATAACCAACTCAACAGTGTCCAGAGAATCTGCACCCAAGTCGTCAACGAAAGATGCTGCAGACTTAACGTCTTCTTCTTTAACACCTAGCTGCTCAATAATGATTTTCTTTACACGTTCTTCGATGTTGCTCATTAGTTTCTTTCCTATTCAAATTACGCACTTGCGCAAGATTGAGAGTAGTTTATTCAATTTGGCAAACAATGCAAGCTTAACTTTTGTGGTCTAACCACGAATTTAAACACACTTTGATGAGGATCATCAATAATTAACCGCATTATTTACCGATCACACTTAAACCATGTACATGCCACCATTCACATGGAGAGTTTCTCCTGTGATGTATGCAGCGGAGTCTGAAGCCAAGAAGACCACGGCATTAGCGATCTCTTGTGCCTGACCTAAACGCTCCATCGGAACCTGAGACATGATACCTTGTTGCTGCTCTTCCG
This window harbors:
- the sbcB gene encoding exodeoxyribonuclease I, with product MSPSNNPSIFWHDYETFGANPAKDRPSQFAGIRTDMDLNIIGDPVTFYCKVANDYLPSPEAILITGITPQLANLKGIPEAEFMAKVHDLFSQPNTCVAGYNSIRFDDEVSRYGFYRNFYDPYAREWQQGNSRWDIIDLVRACYAFRPDGIEWPVKEDGSPSFKLEHLTQANDLSHEKAHDAMSDVYATIDMAKLIKQKQPKLFDYYFTLRRKQEVSKLIDVLNMQPLVHVSSKISSLHGCTTIIAPVAHHSTNKNAIICVNLAMDISPLIELSVDQIRERMYTRRADLAEDELPISVKQIHINKCPFIASAKTLSDENAERLNIDKAFAREQFKLLKQHPELREKLVAVFDVEYESGSTDPDLQLYSGGFFSSADKEKMEIIRHTSPQNLAALELEFDDSRLKEMLFRYRGRNYPETFDEMESMRWREFCQARLNDPDYMLKLENLMNETAQNEDKQKLLTALCHYLSNL
- the cdd gene encoding cytidine deaminase — translated: MQDRFIKCIAELPKPLSDALVPMLNAEFAGHIDAQQLSTLITKSGLAESELLIALLPVAAALARPPISEFYVGAIAKGKSGDIYMGANMELSGEALFHSVHAEQSAISHAWLSGERQIEDVIVNFSPCGHCRQFMNELVEGQKVKIHLPEQQTQPLSHYLPYAFGPSDLNITEPLLTKQQHELSLDSSDPMIIEALDHASLSYAPYTNSYAAVVLETQDGATYCGRYAENAAFNPSMLPMQMALSTMARHNREFCEISRAVLIESAGGKISLVGATMDALHAVAAVELEHIVLDPE
- a CDS encoding NAD(P)-dependent oxidoreductase, translated to MAKVAFIGLGVMGYPMAGHLVSNGHDVTVYNRTVGKAEAWVNEYDGQSKSSPELAAQGQDFVFICVGNDDDLRDVTLGEAGVLKGMEAGAILVDHTTASADVAREIGEVASQSGIGFLDAPVSGGQAGAENGVLTVMTGGDPEIFEQAKPIIDAYARCIERLGDIGAGQLTKMVNQICIAGVVQGLAEGLHFARSAGLDGEKVVEVISKGAAQSWQMENRYQTMWQGEYNLGFAVDWMRKDLNIALDEARKNGSHLPLTALVDQFYSEVQAIGGNRWDTSSLLAKLERNRK
- a CDS encoding acyl-CoA thioesterase, coding for MAGKERAITLRFLAEPADVNFGGKVHGGAVMKWIDLAAYACSAGWSGKYCITAYAGGIRFVKPIHVGNIVETTAKVIYTGRSSMHLGIDVRAGDPKNSERHLTTHCVVIMVAVDDAGHPTEVPEWVPQTDEDIKLRDSAIRLMEMRKKIGAEMEAHVSQA
- the fabF gene encoding beta-ketoacyl-ACP synthase II, whose product is MSKRRVVVTGLGLVTPVGNTVDSSWKALVSGKSGIAPITKFDASEFSTRFSGSVKDFDVEQYMSKKDARKMDLFIQYGMAAGIQAVTDSGLDMDKLDPARVGTAVGAGMGGMPLIEKGHAALMKGGPRKISPFFVPSTIINMISGHLSIKYGMTGPNFAVTTACTTGVHNIGFAARTIAYGDADVMVAGGAEDVTCPLAVGGFGSAKALSTRNDDPQAASRPWDRDRDGFVIGDGAGVMVMEEYEHAKARGATIYGELVGFGMSGDAFHMTSPPADGAGAAAAMVNAINDAKLANESIGYINAHGTSTPAGDKAEAAAVKSVFGDHAYNLLVSSTKSMTGHLLGAAGSVEAIITLLALKDQVIPPTLNLDNPDEGCDLDFVPHTARDHKFDYGLCNSFGFGGTNGSLLFKKV
- the acpP gene encoding acyl carrier protein — encoded protein: MSNIEERVKKIIIEQLGVKEEDVKSAASFVDDLGADSLDTVELVMALEEEFDTEIPDEEAEKITTVQAAIDYVSKNQ